From the Tripterygium wilfordii isolate XIE 37 chromosome 6, ASM1340144v1, whole genome shotgun sequence genome, one window contains:
- the LOC120001134 gene encoding SNW/SKI-interacting protein-like, whose product MLSEALYDAEQKAREEAVAKFQKEMLMKGKGKGKERKEQELQALAAKAQSDEKTGVAPPSAIPIASENGVIDGASMTGDYETVRRDKDMPKETREEREEQVRREEICEEQPQERERERRLEEAEDAAMGKRRKITRDRECDISEKADLAVASAGAARGGHNKITMFDRSLFVLDQTLSRPRIDADDIDMSVGGFVDNDAEGADDPFGLGWYGV is encoded by the coding sequence ATGCTATCAGAGGCGCTTTACGATGCTGAGCAGAAGGCTAGAGAAGAAGCAGTCGCTAAATTTCAGAAAGAAATGCTTAtgaaggggaaggggaaggggaaggaGAGGAAGGAGCAAGAATTACAGGCATTAGCAGCAAAGGCACAATCTGATGAGAAAACTGGTGTGGCTCCCCCATCTGCCATTCCAATTGCATCTGAGAATGGTGTGATTGATGGTGCCAGTATGACAGGGGATTATGAAACAGTGAGGAGGGATAAGGACATGCCAAAAGAGACAAGGGAGGAAAGGGAAGAGCAGGTACGGCGGGAGGAAATTTGTGAAGAGCAACCtcaagagagggagagggaaagaAGGTTAGAGGAGGCCGAAGATGCTGCAATGGGAAAAAGGCGTAAGATTACAAGAGACAGGGAATGTGATATTAGTGAGAAGGCTGACCTTGCCGTGGCTTCAGCTGGAGCTGCAAGAGGTGGACATAATAAGATTACAATGTTTGATCGAAGTTTGTTCGTGTTGGATCAAACCTTGTCTAGGCCAAGGATAGATGCTGATGATATAGATATGTCTGTAGGTGGGTTTGTGGACAATGATGCTGAAGGAGCTGATGATCCATTTGGTTTGGGGTGGTATGGAGTTTGA